CAAGGCTGCTCACTGGAGCTCAGCAGGGCGAGGCTGCTAGGGCACCTACTGCCCTGTGGTGGAGGTGGCAGGTCCCAGTGCCAGGAGAGGCAGGGTGAGGGGACCAGGGACAGCACGAGTCCCCTTGCTGGAGCCAGGCTCCTGCGCCATGGGGCGAGGGACGGCTGATTTCTGGTTGAGTGCTCCTGGccgggaaggggaggggagggcttgTCCTGCTGCCCCACTGGGAGCCTAGATGGAGCCTGTAATTCCAGAGGTGATTATAGGCAAATGCAGGCAGGAAGCAGCAGAACCTGTCTGCTGGGTTACTACCATCCCCACCCCTGAGGCTCCACCACCCGGGCTCCCTGGCCCACCAGTGAGGCAGGATCCGGAGCTGGCAGGAGAGAGCATCACCTCTCccccttccctgtcccttactTGACCCTACCTTTGGCCTTCAGCCCGGCCGTGTCTGTTACCTGATGTCCAGGAAAAGTCCTTGCTCTGGTCACACCTGCTTGCTGCCTTGGCACTTTCATTCATGCCCGCCCTGGCCGCCAGGTTCTTGGTCCTGGCCTTCCCGTCCTCGGTGCCTTGGTTTCCCAGCTGCACCATGGGGCGGGATAGACTCACCTGGCCCAGGCTGGTGTCTGCTGGCCTGGCTCAGATGTGGGCAGTgagcctggtgctgggagggcTTAGGCAAGTGGTCGGTTTTCCTTTGCACAGGCTCCCCCAAGCGACACCACTTCCAGCGGCAGCGGGCGGCCAGTGAGAGCATGGAGCAGGAGGAAGGAGATGCCCCCCACATGGACTTCATCCAGTATATTGCCAGCGCGGGCGACACCATGGTCTTCCCAAGCCCCCGCCCCTTTCTGGCCAGCCCCGCCAGCCCGCCCCCCAGTCTCGGCAGGTATTTTTCAGTAGATAGAGGTGCTGGAGTGGACCTGTAGgcccctgccccatcccatcccccataGGTGGCCCAGAGGATGGGCGGTCGAGTCCCTCTGGCTCCACAGTCTCCTGGAGGCTGCCTCACTGGGGCCATCTCTCCAGCACGGATCGGAGAAGGGAATCGGGGGAGAATGGGTAAGGGTAGAGGGATGGCTGGGGCCCACTGCTTCCTGCTGAAGCCTAGGGCGTGAAGGTCTCTGCTGTGGACCCAGGGTACCTCCCACTTGCTGGTGCTCCTGGGGCTGGACAGCTGCTACTCAGAAACTGTTGTGACCACTTCTGGGGGTGccgccctctcccccagcccaagGGCAACTCTCGGGAAACTCTGGGCCCCTGTCAGCAGGATGAACAACTGGACCCCAGGAGCAGGGCAGGCTTCCTAGTCCTGGGTGCTTCCTGTTTGGGGAGATCAACACTTTCTATGTGCTAtctttctcctgggtccctgTCAATCTGTGGTGGGGGAGCTAAGGTGGCCccctgcggggggggggggggtcagccAGGTGTCCGGGCTCAGTTGGACTCCACTTGATCCAATCCAACCCCAGCAACCCTTTGGTACACGAAGTTCTTAGTAAGAAGGCATCTCCTGAGAAGAGCCTTAACTCTTTCAGGGCAAGGGGCCAACCCCCTGCACTGCCAGCAGATGCCCTGGtcacattttcttttaacattttattaatttttaattgaaagataatcgctttacaatatcgtgttggtttctgccatacatcggcATAAGTCAGCCATAGATACAcgtattatacatatatcccctccctcttgaacctccctcccatctctcatcCTGTAAGGCCCTGGTTGAACTGGCAGGTGCCAGGACGGCTCCAGGTTAACCCAAGAGCATCCAGGCCAAAGTGGACAGGCAGCACTCAGAAACATCATCTTCCACGGCCCGGCCAAGCCTGGAGGGTTCCCACCTGTGCCCATCCTCCTGGACCGAGAAGCAGGGTGGTCAGGaggcgggtgggggagggggcgcggggttgggggaaggagggggcctAATGCAGCCTCCTGACTGAGGCCTGGTTTGCAGGCTAGAGGCAGCTGAGGAGGTGGGCGCCGCAGGAGGAGCGAGCCCTGAGTCCCCCCTGGAGCGCGGCATCATCGCGGGGCCTGAACAGCTACAAGACTCAGATGGAGAGCGAGACGCGGGGCTCGAGCAGGCTCCGACCATCTACCGCGATATCTGGAGTTTGCGTGCCTCGCTCGAGCTGCACGCGGCTGCCTCCTCAGACCACAGCAGCAGCGGCAACGACCGTGACTCGGTGCGCAGTGGCGACAGCTCGGGCTCGGGCTCTGGGGGCGCCGCCCCCGCCTTTCCACCGCCCTCGCCGCCGCCCACACCCATGCCGCGGCCGGCAGATGGAGAGACGGGCGGACCACGCAAGCTGCTGCAGATGGACAGCGGCTATGCCAGCATCGAAGGCCGCGGCGCGGGGGATGATGGGCCCCCCAGCGCGCCTGAGAAGCGCTCCTCCTTTACGAGTGCAGGCCGTGAGGCCACCGTGGGCTGCAGCTTCGAGAGCTCCGCTCCAGAGACACCCGTCCGTCCCCGCAGCCCGCGTGCCTGGCCTCGCCGTGCCCCGCGCCGCGACTACAGCATCGACGAGAAGACAGACGCGCTGTTCCACGAGTTTCTACGCCACGACCCGCACTTCGACGACGCCCTGTCTGCCACAGCGCGCCATAGGGCGCGCGCGCACCCGCACCCCCATGCACGCAAACAGTGGCAGCAGCGGGGCCGGCAGCACAGCGACCCTGGAGCACGTGctgcgccccccaccccatccacagCCCAATCTGGTGCCCCCCGCCCCGCACGCGCACCCCTGCGCCGCGGAGACAGTGTCGACTGCCCGCCCGACGGCAGAGCAGGCGACGACCCAGCCACATCCTCCATCCCCGTCATCGAGGAGGAGCCCGGTGGTGGATGCCCGGGGTCCGGCCTGTGTGCCGGGACCCCGGGTGCGCTGCTGGACAAGCTGGCGGCCACCTTCGACGACAGGCTCTTTCCGCCGCGGCTGGCCCAGCCGGTCGCCGTGGCCCCTGCCTTGGCCACGGCCGCGCCCACGTCCCCTGACCACAGCCCGGTCTAAGCCTGCGCCCCGCGCCCACCTCGTCAGCTTATTCGGCACCGGCGGGGCCCCGGTGCCGGACATACCTGGGGTGCGACGTCCCGGCACGCCTGCGCTGGGACCGCGGGCCTGGAGCACGAGCGCGGTTCCCCAGGCGCCCCAACGTGCGCACGCACAGTCCCTTCCAGGCACTTCGTAGAGTCGACTAGAGGGAGTGTGGCGGATTCTCACCTTGGGGTCCCAAGGGCCACACTCAACTTCCCTTGGCCCCAGACTGTGGCCTCGGGGTGTTGACGGGGGTTGCCAAGCGCACAGCGCCGCGTCTCTGGCGCATAGCTACGGAAAGCGCATGCGCAGGGCTTGCATCCAGACGGGGTGATACGGGCCAACTGCGCAACACGCATGCGCACAGCGCCTCTTCCAGAGACCAATGAAGCCTCGAGATTCGCTCGATGCGCACGCGCTGCAATTCGCGCCAAGACACATGCACAGGGACCGCAGGGTGTCAAAGCTCAATCTCTTGATTGAGCCGTCCCTGGCTAGGAGGTTAGCTCGAGGCCGCGGCCACCAACCCTTCGAAGCCGTTTACCTCACCGCGGCGAGTGCTCGCGGCAGTccgcacccccacacacacccccgaGCAATAACCGCTGCcgccgcccccagccctgcacaCGCCTCCCACCTCGCTCCTTCCCAGTGTCTGCACCCCACACCCGCCCTCCGCATGTTGAGCGGGCCGCACGCCCTGTAACCGCTGCGTCCAAAGAGCCGCCAGGACTCACCAGTGTTTGAGACATAAAACCCAAATGGTCAAGGTTTCAAGTTTCCCAAGCTTTATTTATTGCCAAAAGATGGGGCAGCCCTCGCCAGCGGCCGAGtcgccctgccccgcccctccctcctaAGCTTCCTGCAGTTTGTGTACCATCCAGTGATGGagcttgtgttttgttttctggttgatcataaatatttactgcatACTCTTGCTTGCTCTGGGTTGTTTCTGGGGACCCGAGAGCGCAGATGTCTTGGGCAGAAGGGGATGAGGCAGCCCCCTAGCCACCATGCTGTGAAGCTGTGGGCCCTGGGCTGAGCAGAGGGGCCTGTGGAGCTTTGGGGAGGCCGGGCTCTCTGAGAGCAGAGATCCAGCAAGGATAGAAGCAAATATGCCTAGGAGGCCCAGGTCTCCAGCAAGTAGCCCGGCCAGCCCCTCCACTGTGGGACCCACAAAGGACCCCAGGCTCAGGCTCAGATCCCCTGACAGCATGCTGCCACCCACAGTTCCCAAACACCCCTCACAACCACAGCTCAAATccacctgttttattttttgtttaaaaaataaaaataaaaaggaaccaacCAAACAACGAACACAAGGAGGCCGCCTGGTTCCCTTGGGCATGGGCATGCATCTGGGTCGGCAGGCCTGTGCGTCATGCCCATCCCGCTGCGGCTGTGGTTGATATGAACACATCACCAGGTGTGGGAGGTGCTAACCAGTGGCAGAGTAAAAAGAGGAGTTGGGGTGGACGAGAACCAGTAGTCTCAACGTAAAGTGCATGGCGAAGGCTGGCATGGGGCCACACCtggccctctccctcctcccctagCTGGGGGAAGGGGCTCAGCACAGGATTGCAGTCAGCAGGAGGTCGTGTCCACCGGCCACCGAGGGAGGGCCAGATCCCAGTCCCTACTGTCGCACAGCCACAGTCCTCCAGGACCCTCTGGCTTCCAGAGGAGCAGTCAGCACGGAGGGCGCTGTGGCAGCCTTCCTGGGCGGTGGGCAGCAGGCCAGCCGTCGACGGGAAGACTGAGCAGGACCTGGCCGGGGCTCCTGGAGACGGACTGAGACCAGGACACAGGCAGGTCACTTCTGGGCCAAGCAAGGTCCTGTGTCACAGGCAGCACGCTCTCCCTGGATCCCTCCAGAAGATGAGAAAACGGAGGCCTAGTCACGCAGTGCTGTCAGACACCTCCACTGGCCAGGGAGAGCTGCACTGCCTCAAGGGGCCTCCCCAGGAATCTCTGGTCACCTGGTAGGATTAAGCAGGGCCCTTGTGCCACAgaaccaggcctccctgcaaAGAGCTTCTACCCCACCTGACCGGTTCTGATACTGGCAGGTTAAGTTCTGTGGGGGCCATTTCAGAGGCAGCTCCCGGGGAGAGGGGGCATGGATGGACAGGGGCTGGACCCTCAGGCCTCCACCCCGCTGCTCGTATCCTGAATGGCAGTGGGGGCGCAAGCACCTGTGAGGCCCACCCAAAACGCCCTTTGTGGACTGGGTGgtcagggctgggaggagggagcagggagaggaAACGACAACCTCAGTCAGAGCACAGCCCCCTGCACCCTCCAAACTCCTCCAATGCCAGGAGCAGCCTGGACTGGACAGGAGGCAAGCCCCTCGGGTCTGCAAAACAGGCTGTCAGCTTGAGGGGCCTtcctcctgcacacacacacaccaagcccCCGCACCACACCAAGTAGCCAGTGTTCTGCAGAAAGTGACTTCCTTCAACTCCAACCCAGACTCCAGGGACAGTGACACAAACCAAGATGGTAGTATCCACAATGTGCCCCCCCAACCCCTCTGGTCCCGGCCCCATCCTACCTGCGGGCAGCCACCCTCACTGCTGTTTGCAGGCCGACAGCCGGCGGATCTTGCTGCTGGCCGAGCAGGCCTTGCGGGCAGGGTTGGAGGCAGCGCTGGCCCGGCGCTCTGCCCTCGACCTGGTGTTCAGCTGGGTGGTGTCGGTGCCATTCACGCACACAGCCTTGGGAAGGACCCGGTTCTGTGTGCTccgcccagcctcctcctccaggacctGACCTTCAAGGGGAGAGGGCCAGAGTGTGCTGACTGGGGATCCCAAAGCACACGCGCTCTGCATCATTCCTGCCCAGACCCAGGCCCCCAACCACCTGTCCCATCTGACCTGCCCGGTCCTGCCACAGGGCCTCATCCAGGGAGCGGGAGGGTGGGCCTTCAAACCAACCAGCCAGAGTCAGGCCCAACCCATGCTCACCTGCCCGTTCAGCTGTGAGCCGGGCTCCGCACTCAGGTGAGTGGGAATGTGGTGGCGGACCAGAGATCTGGGGCCCGAGCCTCAGCGCTCTCACCTGGGTGAAGGCCAGAGCCCCCTGGGCCCTGTGGAACACAAGGGGCTGTACTTGGGCCAGGCGTCCAGACTCGATGTCACTCTCGAAACAGCCCACCCTGGCTCTCCATGCCAGGCACGAAAGAACAGAGAGGCAGGCTCGGGCACCTCCCATATCCCATGCCTTCCCACGTGGCCTGCCAGCCCTCACTGGGTCCTGGGGCCCTGCTTCATGCCCGCTgagaagtgggggagggaggggtgcagGAGCCCATGCTGACCACAGCACACCCTCCTCCCGTGGATACCGGGAAACCACCACAGCTGCCTTGAGCCCATCTGGTCCTCACACAGGAATGCGTTTCCACCAGCGGCGTCTGGGGCCTGACTCGGCCTCTGGGCCTTGCCGGAAGCCCCCTAGGCATGTGTACAGGCAGCAACTCAGGTCAGAACTCAGAGCATGGCAGAGTGGGCGGGTGTCAGGAGCCTGCTCTAATGGCGGAGGGGGCTGCCAGGGTGCCGAGTACCACAACGCTACTCAGACCACCAGGGCTCAGCCTCCAGCACAGCGACCACAGCTGGGGGGTGGCCGGCAAGAAATCTGCTCCACTTGCCCTCAAGGCACCAAGGGCACTGGCTCAAACAAAACCAGGGTGGGTGGCAGGAAGAGGGACAGACCAGGGAGACCCTGGTGAGCAGATCATGAGATGGAACTGGAGCAGAAGCAGCCCTAACACAGCCTGCCGTTGGCCTAGGGCAGTTCAGCAAGGGGCAGCTGCCTGATCTCACTGCAGGCTTGTCCCCCATCTGGAGTAGGGACATTTCTGGGCTAGGGGTCTAGCTTGGGCCCAGAGAACTGCTCTTGGACAAGCATTCCGCACCCAAGAAGAGTAGTCCAGGCCTCTGGCATAGGCCTGAAGGGACGGCATGTGGTCAGTGCCCAGCGGGGCTTGGGGGATCCGGCAGGGTCCACACTCAGCCAGCCAGACATCTGTCCCAGAGCCCCAGTGCCTCCCAAAGGAGAACACCTTGATCCTATCCTGCCAGGGACAGAGTTCCAGGAGGCCTTACTTGGGACTGGGCTGTGGCCAAGGTTCCCAGGGCAGGGTCTCTGACCTGACCCCAGGACCCCAGTGGGAAACAGCTACAGCCAGCCACCATGGGCACCAGAGGCCTAACATGTGCTGGGAGGGTGGGCCCATGCCCGCAGGCCACCCTGCACACAGGCTCTTTCTACAGAAAACACCTAAGCCCTGGCCGACGAGCCAGAAGGAGGCAAGCAGGACCGCACACACAAAGCAGGCAGACCTTTATGCGGAGCCAGTGGAACCAGCCCCGGGGCAGCACAGAACCGCAGATGCGGTGGCGGGGCAGTGGCCTGGCCTCCCTCAAACCCTGGGCAGAGTCAGCGAGAGCCCGCGGTGCACAGGGCGCGGGCAGGGCGGGGCGGTGCTACACTAGGGCCTGGGCTCTGCCTGGAGCTCCTCCAAGGCcctggcctcagcttcctctccaGAAAGTTCTGAGCACGGGCTCTCCCGTGGGCCTCTCTCTCTAAGCCCTGCCTCAGACGCCTCCTCGCCACCTGGGGAAGAAGGCCAGGCATCAGCAGGGCACAGGCGCCGAGAGGGCCACCGGACCCTCAGGCAGAGCCCCCGGCCCTCCCCCCCCACGACCGGGGCTCACCGGGCACTGTGAAGTCCTGAGTGTAGATGACGTCGTCCTCAATGTCGAAGAGCTCGTCATCCACGTCGTCGGCACAGCCGTGCAGGTCCTCCAGGTAGGGCACCACTGTCATGCCCCGCCACCGGTCCTTGCAGTCCGCGCTGGGCGGGATGGGCACCGGCTGCTCGGCTGGCGGGTGCTTCTTCCGGAACCAACTGTGGGAGAGGGGCATAAGGGTCTCCAGGCTGGCTCCCCACACGGGCCCACCCTCATTTCCCACAGAGAACTACGTGGTGGGCAGAGATGGAGAAGGGTGGGGCCAACAGGAGAGACTGAGCCGGCAAGACGCCTGCACCACGCCTTCCCCCTCCAGCACCCAGCCGGGCCGGGGACTCACCTGTGCTGCCGGATCTGCTGTATGGAGAACCGCTTGGCCGGCTCatactccagcattcctgccagGAGACCAGCCGGGGGCGGGGTCAGCGCGGGCAGAGGCCCCGCCCCtgcctgggaggggtgggggcggagggcGTGGCGCGTGTGAGCGGAGCCCCGCCCCCGCTGCAAAGCGAGGTCAGGAAGGAGACCGGAGCAGGCTGGAACACAGGACAAGAGCCCACCCCAGGGATCCTGAACCTGTCCACACGTCCCAGGAAGACAAAGCACAGGGGTCGACCCTGCAGTGCCCGCCCGGCTCTAGCCAGCAAAGCCGGTGATCGGCAATCCCTGCTGGAACCCCAAATCCCCAAGGCGGCAGCAGGAGAACCAGGGGCCTCTAGAGGGACACACCCTAGAACCTGTGTGAAGGCCTTTGCCCAGGAACCGGACATGCAGAAGAGGCAAGGCAGCCCTGTAGGCCTCGCTGGGCTGCCCTGAGGTGGCAGGGCTATAGGGGTGCGGAGCCCACAAGCCCTGTCTACCTGCACCACCNNNNNNNNNNNNNNNNNNNNNNNNNNNNNNNNNNNNNNNNNNNNNNNNNNNNNNNNNNNNNNNNNNNNNNNNNNNNNNNNNNNNNNNNNNNNNNNNNNNNNNNNNNNNNNNNNNNNNNNNNNNNNNNNNNNNNNNNNNNNNNNNNNNNNNNNNNNNNNNNNNNNNNNNNNNNNNNNNNNNNNNNNNNNNNNNNNNNNNNNNNNNNNNNNNNNNNNNNNNNNNNNNNNNNNNNNNNNNNNNNNNNNNNNNNNNNNNNNNNNNNNNNNNNNNNNNNNNNNNNNNNNNNNNNNNNNNNNNNNNNNNNNNNNNNNNNNNNNNNNNNNNNNNNNNNNNNNNNNNNNNNNNNNNNNNNNNNNNNNNNNNNNNNNNNNNNNNNNNNNNNNNNNNNNNNNNNNNNNNNNNNNNNNNNNNNNNNNNNNNNNNNNNNNNNNNNNNNNNNNNNNNNNNNNNNNNNNNNNNNNNNNNNNNNNNNNNNNNNNNNNNNNNNNNNNNNNNNNNNNNNNNNNNNNNNNNNNNNNNNNNNNNNNNNNNNNNNNNNNNNNNNNNNNNNNNNNNNNNNNNNNNNNNNNNNNNNNNNNNNNNNNNNNNNNNNNNNNNNNNNNNNNNNNNNNNNNNNNNNNNNNNNNNNNNNNNNNNNNNNNNNNNNNNNNNNNNNNNNNNNNNNNNNNNNNNNNNNNNNNNNNNNNNNNNNNNNNNNNNNNNNNNNNNNNNNNNNNNNNNNNNNNNNNNNNNNNNNNNNNNNNNNNNNNNNNNNNNNNNNNNNNNNNNNNNNNNNNNNNNNNNNNNNNNNNNNNNNNNNNNNNNNNNNNNNNNNNNNNNNNNNNNNNNNNNNNNNNNNNNNNNNNNNNNNNNNNNNNNNNNNNNNNNNNNNgctgaaactccagtactttggccacctgatgcaaagagctgactcatttgaaaagaccctgatgctgggaaagattgagggcaggaggagaaggggacaacagaagatgagatggttggatggcatcaccgactcaatggacatgggtttgggtagactccaggagttggtgatggacagggaggcctcgcatgctgtggttcatggggtcgcaaagagttggacgtgactgagcgactggactgaactgaactgaaccccaatgttcattgtagcactatttacaatagccgggatatggaagcaacctacatgtctgTCAATaaacgaatggataaagaagttccAGTAcaaaaatacaatggaatattagccataaaaaagaatcaatctgAATCAGTTAAATTGAAGTAgacaaacctagagcctgttatacaaagtggagtaagtcagaaagagcaaaacaaataaCATTCTTCTTTTGCATCCTGATTAGTCAGCTCTTATGAAGCCAATTTTGTCTAGTTAGACAGTTCTTGAAATATATACATCCATTCAGATATTCAAGTTTTCATTCAGTGATTACAACAAACTCTttctatcatttttcattttatatgtgaCTTTTCTTCTACTGAGTTGCTGGTCCTTTGCTTACTTagtcatcataaaaataaatcttgcaTAAAAATAATCTGAGCCCATTAGTATAGATTATAGATTTCTATACTattgtaatctagaaaaatggtactggtgaACATATTTGCAGGATAGGGATAGAGACCCAgaagtagagaacaaacttgtggacgcagcatgggaaggagagggtggtaagtgttgagagagtagcattgaattATACACATTAccctgtgtaaaatagatagcccgTGGGAAGTTGGTAtaaaacacagggagctcaggttAGTGCTCTCTGCTAACCTAGAAGAGTGAGA
This genomic window from Cervus canadensis isolate Bull #8, Minnesota chromosome 4, ASM1932006v1, whole genome shotgun sequence contains:
- the STK11 gene encoding serine/threonine-protein kinase STK11 isoform X1, with the protein product MLEYEPAKRFSIQQIRQHSWFRKKHPPAEQPVPIPPSADCKDRWRGMTVVPYLEDLHGCADDVDDELFDIEDDVIYTQDFTVPGQVLEEEAGRSTQNRVLPKAVCVNGTDTTQLNTRSRAERRASAASNPARKACSASSKIRRLSACKQQ
- the LOC122439968 gene encoding voltage-dependent calcium channel beta subunit-associated regulatory protein isoform X2 translates to MQPTATMATAAAATTTATVALTTTWDNATDRPTAEPDPVLDNYLLLMVVMALFVGGALVVLSGALLLCRRCWEVHRRLHRAPEEAEKTTTTYLDNGAHPAQDPEFRGEDPEGQDTETQRFLSTSSTGRRVSFNEAALFEQSRKAQDKGRRSSPFMSATPARPVQLPHHTPRLPPRPALPYSSSALPGDPYNSAVGPANFRISPSASSDSGEGSSLDTGARSAKPGAQGAAAGPGDVGPGSGAGPVLQFFTRLRRHASLDGASPYFKVKKWKLEPSQRASSLDTRGSPKRHHFQRQRAASESMEQEEGDAPHMDFIQYIASAGDTMVFPSPRPFLASPASPPPSLGRLEAAEEVGAAGGASPESPLERGIIAGPEQLQDSDGERDAGLEQAPTIYRDIWSLRASLELHAAASSDHSSSGNDRDSVRSGDSSGSGSGGAAPAFPPPSPPPTPMPRPADGETGGPRKLLQMDSGYASIEGRGAGDDGPPSAPEKRSSFTSAGREATVGCSFESSAPETPVRPRSPRAWPRRAPRRDYSIDEKTDALFHEFLRHDPHFDDALSATARHRARAHPHPHARKQWQQRGRQHSDPGARAAPPTPSTAQSGAPRPARAPLRRGDSVDCPPDGRAGDDPATSSIPVIEEEPGGGCPGSGLCAGTPGALLDKLAATFDDRLFPPRLAQPVAVAPALATAAPTSPDHSPV
- the LOC122439968 gene encoding voltage-dependent calcium channel beta subunit-associated regulatory protein isoform X1; the protein is MQPTATMATAAAATTTATVALTTTWDNATDRPTAEPDPVLDNYLLLMVVMALFVGGALVVLSGALLLCRRCWEVHRRLHRAPEEAEKTTTTYLDNGAHPAQDPEFRGEDPEGQDTETQRFLSTSSTGRRVSFNEAALFEQSRKAQDKGRRYTLTEGDFHHLKNARLTHLHLPPLKIVTIHECDSGEASATATPHPTVAPKASLAIFQPPGKALTGRSVGPSSALPGDPYNSAVGPANFRISPSASSDSGEGSSLDTGARSAKPGAQGAAAGPGDVGPGSGAGPVLQFFTRLRRHASLDGASPYFKVKKWKLEPSQRASSLDTRGSPKRHHFQRQRAASESMEQEEGDAPHMDFIQYIASAGDTMVFPSPRPFLASPASPPPSLGRLEAAEEVGAAGGASPESPLERGIIAGPEQLQDSDGERDAGLEQAPTIYRDIWSLRASLELHAAASSDHSSSGNDRDSVRSGDSSGSGSGGAAPAFPPPSPPPTPMPRPADGETGGPRKLLQMDSGYASIEGRGAGDDGPPSAPEKRSSFTSAGREATVGCSFESSAPETPVRPRSPRAWPRRAPRRDYSIDEKTDALFHEFLRHDPHFDDALSATARHRARAHPHPHARKQWQQRGRQHSDPGARAAPPTPSTAQSGAPRPARAPLRRGDSVDCPPDGRAGDDPATSSIPVIEEEPGGGCPGSGLCAGTPGALLDKLAATFDDRLFPPRLAQPVAVAPALATAAPTSPDHSPV
- the STK11 gene encoding serine/threonine-protein kinase STK11 isoform X2 — its product is MLEYEPAKRFSIQQIRQHSWFRKKHPPAEQPVPIPPSADCKDRWRGMTVVPYLEDLHGCADDVDDELFDIEDDVIYTQDFTVPGGEEASEAGLRERGPRESPCSELSGEEAEARALEELQAEPRP